One Saccharomycodes ludwigii strain NBRC 1722 chromosome VI, whole genome shotgun sequence DNA segment encodes these proteins:
- the PBP1 gene encoding Pbp1p (similar to Saccharomyces cerevisiae YGR178C | PBP1 | Pab1p-Binding Protein), which yields MRSSSSGSNRKRDFSKNNSASNNNNNLSAQASSSSSSSSPASNTFYENAETTKIFNDRLDYLLVNAIGHNVTVTVASGVQFQGLLVAADVSKDGSMYNHNNSGLNIVLKFPQVVSNNVLNGKVVDELYEYLRETLILKSDDVVEVEINQLDLNLDEKYLREKELQEKKKKAVEIVEQEQQPITKNSKFKTDTDISASKRFVKERQLHKWEPTAGESNILGSLEDNTLNTNNNNNDQHWDQFAVNEKKFGIKASYDEHLYTTKVNTSAPDYNKRLQEAERIAKEIESQGTSGNVHLAEDRGLDFNDDNLDEEDKYSGVDRRGDELLASIKKNSKPSLTSSAANATTKSAVTNKEHINNVTDNRYIPPVLRNQPHNMDPAIISTTSSGITANTTANAAKGKKQPTFLPSTLNYPPKKKGQIVSELTISNDKKTEIQSLKEFSAKLQLKSEMPDEVKDIFHRTDEDVPSTSTTNITANLDTAEKSSQKLQSKPLNITKSKGTANFIKKPASLPPKPSYTPQISNNNSIKIKAASSSASSSSSSSSPPLPPTSSSSTSTVTANIINPASANTANNANENNKLPNTTKTATATATATTRNINLSPTSSPNSTTNAASNPSISSGQNQQNHHHQQQQFSKSSNNGSSNNANKSSSASVSKFSPMTVTHNIKPKKRHNFLFFNKILEPRNDDKRLLGTAFNMFICGEKEHNLQKLENEALEMFFIEKPYFTTPTWEGTVEQGYKSAFPTKLEASERQQFKMRQRSMLNNVVAASSAAVASSAAHLTPTIISPMHIPMNIPMGTVSGASAGGGGTFSSPNIMAITNSPNGTGFGAPMFPAVIPMHVPPGAAVMPGGGVYGGVSAAGSGGMYMPYQPQPIFYPSMPINGANGVIVDNGYNNNNNNNNSNGNNNNNNNNNNNNNNHNHNGTNSRKHNNHRHNNSNSHAFNNNNNNNNNNGHTGAQINMNFSPNDPSHGYIAFNAGGNNGEAVPPFLNGQYPGTGPFQTMMIPMNNGNNNNMSHYNSHTHNNNNNNNNNSNHNHHNNNGHSYNNNNNNGNRFNNSNQYRRSNNSNK from the coding sequence ATGAGAAGCAGCAGTAGTGGTAGCAACAGAAAGAGagatttttcaaaaaataattctgcttcaaacaataacaataacttATCCGCACAagcttcttcttcttcttcttcctcctctCCAGCTTCAAATACCTTTTATGAAAATGCTGAAAccacaaaaatttttaatgacCGTTTAGATTATTTATTGGTGAATGCTATTGGTCACAATGTTACTGTCACTGTTGCATCTGGGGTTCAATTCCAAGGATTATTGGTGGCCGCTGATGTTTCCAAAGATGGTTCTATGTATAATCACAACAACAGCGGTTTAAATATCGTTCTTAAGTTTCCTCAGGTTGTTTCCAATAATGTGTTAAATGGCAAAGTTGTGGATGAATTATATGAATATTTAAGGGAAActctaattttaaaatctgATGACGTTGTTGAAGTAGAAATCAATCAATTGGATTTGAATTTAGacgaaaaatatttaagggaaaaagaattacaagaaaagaaaaaaaaagctgtGGAAATAGTTgaacaagaacaacaacCTATTACCAAAAATTCCAAGTTTAAAACAGATACAGATATTTCTGCCTCTAAAAGATTTGTCAAAGAACGTCAATTGCATAAATGGGAACCCACTGCTGGAGAATCAAATATTCTTGGTAGCTTAGAGGATAATACATTaaacactaataataataacaatgatcAACATTGGGATCAATTTGCTGTtaatgaaaagaaatttgGTATCAAGGCAAGTTATGATGAACACCTGTACACTACCAAGGTTAACACTTCAGCCCCTGATTACAACAAAAGATTACAAGAAGCCGAAAGAATTgcaaaagaaattgaatCACAGGGGACTTCTGGTAATGTCCATTTGGCTGAAGATAGAGGCCTGGATTTTAATGATGACAATttagatgaagaagataaGTACTCTGGTGTTGATCGTAGAGGGGATGAATTACTAGCTTctattaagaaaaattcaaaacCATCTTTAACGTCTTCCGCCGCTAATGCTACTACCAAAAGTGCCGTTACTAATAAAGAGCATATTAACAATGTTACTGATAACAGATATATTCCACCTGTTTTGAGAAACCAACCACATAACATGGATCCTGCCATTATTTCCACTACATCTAGTGGTATTACTGCAAATACTACTGCAAATGCTGCTAAGGGTAAAAAACAACCCACATTTTTGCCAAGCACATTAAATTATCctccaaagaaaaagggcCAAATTGTTTCTGAATTGACCATtagtaatgataaaaagaCTGAAATCCAATCTTTAAAGGAGTTTTCCGCAAAACTGCAACTAAAATCAGAAATGCCTGATGAAGTCaaagatatttttcataGGACAGATGAAGACGTTCCATCAACTAGTACTACTAATATCACTGCAAATCTTGATACAGCAGAAAAAAGTTCTCAAAAATTACAGTCAAAGCCATTAAATATTACCAAGAGCAAAGGCACTGctaattttattaagaaACCAGCTTCTCTACCACCAAAACCATCTTATACACCACAAATTTCCAACAATAACAGTATCAAGATCAAAGCCGCTTCTTCTTCCGCttcttcctcctcctcttcttcttctcctcCTCTTCCTCCTACCTCATCATCTTCTACTTCTACCGTCACCGCTAACATTATTAATCCTGCGAGTGCTAACACTGCTAACAATgctaatgaaaataacaaactaccaaatacaacaaagacagcaacagcaacagcaacagcaacaacaagaaaCATTAATTTATCGCCAACATCATCGCCTAATTCAACTACTAACGCTGCTAGTAACCCTTCAATATCCTCTGGTCAAAATCAACAGAATCACCAccaccaacaacaacaattttctaaatcttCTAATAATGGCTCTTCAAATAATGCAAACAAATCTTCATCAGCATCCGTTAGTAAATTTTCTCCAATGACTGTTACTCATAACATAAAGCCTAAGAAACGCCacaactttttattttttaataaaattttagaaCCAAGAAATGATGACAAGAGATTGCTTGGCACTGCTTttaatatgtttatttgtgGTGAAAAAGAGCACAATTTACAAAAGTTAGAAAATGAGGCCTTAGAGATGTTTTTCATCGAAAAACCTTATTTCACCACGCCAACTTGGGAAGGCACTGTTGAGCAAGGCTATAAATCAGCATTTCCTACCAAGTTGGAGGCTAGTGAAAGACAACAATTCAAGATGCGTCAACGTTCAATGCTGAACAACGTTGTTGCTGCTTCCTCCGCTGCCGTTGCCTCCTCTGCTGCACATCTTACTCCCACTATTATTTCACCAATGCATATTCCGATGAATATCCCGATGGGTACTGTTTCTGGTGCTAGTGCAGGTGGTGGCGGTACATTTTCATCTCCAAACATCATGGCTATCACTAATAGTCCAAATGGGACTGGGTTTGGTGCACCAATGTTCCCCGCAGTTATTCCGATGCATGTTCCACCGGGTGCTGCTGTTATGCCTGGTGGAGGTGTTTATGGAGGTGTTTCTGCCGCTGGAAGTGGTGGTATGTATATGCCTTATCAACCTCAACCTATTTTTTATCCATCAATGCCGATAAATGGTGCCAATGGTGTAATTGTTGATAACGgttataacaataacaataataacaataatagtaatggtaataataataataataataataataataataataataataaccacAATCACAATGGTACAAATAGTAGGAAGCATAATAATCACAGACACAATAACAGCAATAGCCATGCtttcaataacaataacaataacaataacaacaatggtCATACCGGAGCACAAATTAATATGAATTTTTCTCCTAATGATCCATCCCATGGATATATTGCATTTAATGCGGGAGGTAATAATGGTGAGGCTGTGCcaccatttttaaatggCCAATACCCTGGTACTGGCCCCTTTCAAACAATGATGATTCCAATGaacaatggtaataataacaatatgaGCCATTATAATAGCCATactcataataataataataataataataataatagtaaccACAACCAccacaataataatggccacagttataataataacaataataatggaaatAGGTTCAATAATTCTAATCAATATAGAAGGTctaataacagtaataaatga
- the OKP1 gene encoding Okp1p (similar to Saccharomyces cerevisiae YGR179C | OKP1 | Outer Kinetochore Protein), translated as MKQAKYDNERVLKKVKVDLVGNNNNNNGTNLKLFTESQFKKRFPDGYEIKTWSYPDDELLKLIQDIMEVNVDDAIEQVFNKYHTECEKVFVSKNNERYYDEKVVEDEILVIKNMKRKLLFKIIEKIILKLSNVKIPSRVKSQFFDLEYLLAKQEYIKQEYANILENTEHLEEKWENIVTRNTDGGDTVTEELKNDKNNGSLGFDTFIQFNRDKLEYNLDISLD; from the coding sequence ATGAAGCAAGCAAAATATGATAACGAGAgggtattaaaaaaagtgaaagtTGATCTCGTTggaaacaacaacaacaataacggCACAAATCTTAAGTTATTTACCGAGAGCCAGTTTAAAAAGAGATTTCCAGACGGTTATGAGATTAAAACATGGAGTTACCCAGACGATGAACTATTAAAACTAATACAAGATATAATGGAAGTTAATGTGGATGATGCCATAGAGcaagtttttaataaatatcacACGGAATGTGAAAAAGTATTCGTATCAAAAAACAATGAGAGATATTATGACGAAAAAGTAGTTGAAGATGAAATACTtgttatcaaaaatatgaaaagaaaattattatttaagaTAATTGAGAAAATCATATTGAAATTATCCAATGTTAAGATACCCAGTAGAGTAAAATcccaattttttgatttggAATATCTATTAGCCAAACAggaatatataaaacaagaatatgcaaatattttggaaaatacaGAACATTTGGAGGAGAAATGGGAAAATATAGTAACAAGGAATACTGATGGTGGTGATACTGTAACTGAGGAGTTGAAGaatgataaaaacaatggTTCTTTGGGCTTCGACACTTTTATCCAATTTAACAGGGACAAGTTAGAGTATAATTTAGATATATCTCTTGATTAG
- the CLC1 gene encoding clathrin light chain CLC1 (similar to Saccharomyces cerevisiae YGR167W | CLC1 | Clathrin Light Chain) produces MADKFPDLDSSSGVVAENEFNETDFLKREAEVLGDEFKTDQDKDILTSNISNVDAATLENQQENTNNDVQNNASSNHDDDDDDDFGDFDQNTSTTATDTDTNTHEPSQALEQWKEVRDAEIKQKDETDKQAKDNLIKEATADIDQFYEDYSKKKQVKLDETAKEAEEFSKQKEQFFTQKDTTTWDRVLQLINTDDADVIGGRDRSKFKEILLKLKGNEKAPGASGY; encoded by the coding sequence atggctGACAAATTCCCAGATTTAGATAGCAGTAGCGGCGTTGTTGCTGAAAATGAGTTTAACGAAactgattttttaaagagaGAGGCTGAAGTTTTGGGTGATGAATTTAAAACAGATCAAGATAAAGACATCTTAACTAGCAATATTAGTAATGTAGATGCTGCTACTTTGGAAAATCAACAAGAAAACACGAACAACGATGTACAAAACAATGCCTCTTCTAAccatgatgatgatgatgatgatgattttggTGATTTTGATCAAAACACTAGCACCACTGCTACTGATACTGATACCAATACTCATGAACCTTCACAGGCACTAGAACAATGGAAGGAAGTCCGCGACGCtgaaattaaacaaaaagatgAAACGGATAAACAGGCCAAAGATAACTTAATTAAAGAGGCTACTGCTGATATCGATCAATTTTATGAAGACTATTCAAAGAAGAAACAAGTTAAGTTAGACGAGACAGCTAAAGAAGCTGAAGAATTTAGCAAGCAAAAAGAACAGTTTTTCACCCAAAAAGATACAACTACTTGGGACAGAGTTTTACAATTGATAAACACTGATGATGCAGATGTCATTGGTGGTAGAGATAGATCCAAGTTTAAGGAAATTTTGTTAAAGTTAAAGGGGAACGAAAAGGCACCTGGTGCTAGtggatattaa
- the RRN7 gene encoding Rrn7p (similar to Saccharomyces cerevisiae YJL025W | RRN7 | Regulation of RNA polymerase I) gives MSYGVYIRGPLCGVDNCRSKLWRVIDGRRTCQYGHVMENDYEFNDDEDEGAGGVAITRRLNLTTDATGNFQSSQLNMSQFGNSQHDSDLHKVYGKEARLLFLKSFQYILKIQTRDLIKTFQLPTSFELLIKKLWCEYLINSQQRKHSNKGDNGKEEKKEEQNDDDDEEFKGLELSLMTGICLLYIGCVNMKLPIFSNDFSRMVLSMDLLYINANKKLPMKWRKQLPNHFLSKLEGSKIWSNAQFYNKLGNVCDKLNIHGVYEEINEVGSISNVNNVDKGHKILWKNFLCRLTVTYLFPSFVYRYCVKLIEYLDDKNTFGQLIGFNSSSHFVQYQLFPEIRCICYFILTLRLCLLDNDTLSQDFISEWLAIQTMGGIKFIEPYKLIHSNAKDLLLLQTLGKNNSIDGDRIIDEYIDFVEDRIMNKIGYGRSLYERKENSKIDDEFEDEFDNFKLDQKIVVRKLYNLVPLKNDKDDGDYDNKDDRKQTDNKYMDKIQLLYAQLSSVPLKSIDNIPREEKMGLLEEFENKLLELISNDFLISVKQLRNSLKHLQKGHFSIKK, from the coding sequence atGTCATATGGCGTATATATTCGAGGTCCATTATGCGGGGTTGATAATTGTAGATCAAAGCTATGGAGAGTCATTGATGGAAGAAGAACATGTCAATATGGACATGTTATGGAGAACGACTATGAAtttaatgatgatgaggatgaaGGGGCTGGGGGTGTAGCAATTACAAGAAGATTAAACCTAACAACGGATGCCACTGGTAATTTTCAAAGCTCTCAGTTAAACATGTCCCAATTTGGGAATTCTCAGCATGATTCTGATTTACATAAAGTTTATGGGAAAGAAGCTAGACTACTTTTCTTGAAAAGctttcaatatattttgaaaatacaGACGAGGGATTTGATCAAAACTTTCCAGTTACCCACTTCGTTTGAACTTTTGATTAAAAAGTTGTGGTGCGAGTATTTGATAAATTCACAACAAAGAAAACATAGTAATAAAGGAGACAatggaaaagaagaaaagaaagaagaacaaaatgatgatgacgacGAAGAGTTTAAGGGACTAGAGTTATCTTTAATGACAGGTATATGTTTATTATACATTGGTTGCGTTAACATGAAGCTGCCCATTTTTAGCAATGATTTTTCCAGAATGGTACTATCGATGGATCTATTATACATAAATGCCAATAAGAAATTACCCATGAAGTGGAGAAAACAATTACCGAATCATTTTTTATCGAAATTAGAAGGTTCAAAGATATGGTCAAATGCACAATTTTATAACAAGTTGGGCAACGTGTGTGATAAATTAAACATACACGGGGTTTACgaagaaattaatgaaGTTGGTAGTATTAGCAATGTAAATAATGTTGATAAAGGCCATAAAATATTgtggaaaaattttttatgtcGATTAACTGtaacttatttatttccatCATTTGTATATCGATATTGTgttaaattaattgaatATTTGGATGACAAAAACACTTTTGGACAACTAATTGGATTCAATAGTAGCAGTCATTTTGTACAGTATCAATTATTCCCGGAGATACGGTgcatttgttattttattttgacaTTGAGGCTATGCCTATTAGATAATGATACACTTTCTCAAGATTTTATATCGGAATGGTTAGCAATCCAAACTATGGGTggtataaaatttattgagCCGTATAAACTGATTCATAGTAATGCAAaggatttattattacttcaGACATTAGGAAAAAACAATAGTATCGATGGTGATAGAATTATAGATGAATATATAGATTTTGTTGAGGATCGAATTATGAATAAAATTGGATACGGCAGAAGTTTGtatgaaagaaaagaaaattccAAGATCGACGACGAATTTGAAGATGAATTTGACAATTTTAAGTTAGATCAGAAAATAGTTGTTcgtaaattatataatttggttccattaaaaaatgataaagatGATGGTGATTATGACAACAAGGATGACAGAAAGCAaactgataataaatatatggaTAAAATACAATTGTTGTATGCTCAATTATCTTCAGTACCGCTGAAAtctattgataatattcCTAGAGAGGAAAAGATGGGATTGTTAGAAGAGTTTGAAAACAAGTTATTAGAATTGATTAgcaatgattttttaatatctgtTAAACAACTAAGAAATTCGTTGAAGCATTTACAAAAAGGGCATTTTtcgataaaaaaataa